The window TATTTAGTGTGCCAAACACCGCGTTGGAGCGCGCTCGAATTGAGGTGATCTTCTGCTCTAAAATATCGATATGACCAGACACCTGCAGCGCTAAGTCATGTGCTGTTGGCGTTGGCTTTACCCCTCTTGCTTGGCGTTCAAACAGGGCTTTTCCTACTACCGCTTCCATGGTTTGAATATGTGCCGTGACAGCTGGCTGCGACATCCCCAAGTTGGCCGCTGCCTTGGTGATATTTTTGCAGCGGTATACTTCCACAAAGGTTTTTAGTTGGGTGAGATGAGACATAAATTACTTGAGCCATAAATATTCTGATTGCTCCTACCAATTTATCCGAATTCACCTGTGTCCGCAAATCGCCTAAACTCGTCGATATTGAACTGGTATGAGGAGCCGGGATGAAAAAGAGTATAGTGAATACGATGGTGTGGGTGTCATCGTTATTGGGTGCAACACATGTGCTTAGCGCTCATGCAAGTGAAGGTGAAGTATTAGTGTTACTTTCGAGCGAAACCTCTATGGAACTTGCCAGTGGTGAGACAATAGAAACAGGTTATTACCTCAACGAGTTTGGGATACCTGCAAAGGCTTTAGTGGATGCTGGATATAAACTGATATTAGCAACACCAAAAGGCAATGCCCCTGCTGTTGATCAAAAATCAGTGTCGGTTAATTACTTCGGCGGTGATGAGACTAAATTACAAAGCATCAAGAAATTTATTGCTAACCTGCCAGATATTAATGATACCGCAAGTTTTAGCGAGATCCTTGCTGCGGGGCTAGACGAATTTGATGCGGTATTTATTCCAGGCGGACACGCACCGTTAATTGATTTGGCGAATAATCCGCAGGTGGGTGAAATTTTGCGCCATTTTAACCGCGAGAATAAACCAACAGCTGCGATTTGCCACGGCCCAATTACGTTGCTTTCGGCACAAAGTGAACCAAAAGCGTATTATCAGAGTTTAACAACACAGTCACCTGTTCAAGCGAAAAACTGGATTTATGACGGATATCAAATGACGATATTTTCGAACCCAGAAGAACAAGTATTTGAAAGCACGTTAAATGGCGAAAAACTCAACTTTTACCCAGCAGCCGCGATGTCTCAGGCTGGAGGAAAAATGCAGTTTGCAAATGCATGGCAGCCAAAAGTGGTTGTTGATAGAGAGCTAATTACGGGGCAAAACCCGTTTTCAGACTCATTACTAGCAGAAAAGCTGCTAGAAATGTTAGCGAAAGAACCGAATATTAAACAGTAAGGAATTGAGTATGCTTAATTTTGTATTTAAAAATCAAACCGAAATTCTTTTTGGTAAAGGCCAAATGCGTGAAATCACCTCACGATTACCGGAGGCTGCAAAGGTGCTGCTACTGTACGGTGGCGGCTCGATTAAAAATAATGGTGTATACGACCAAGCAATGAATGCATTGACAGGTGTTGAGGTTGTGGAATTTGGTGGTGTGGAGCCAAACCCAACATATGAAACGCTAATGCAAGCGGTCGCGACGACAAAGCAAAATAATGTGAATTTTATTCTTGCGGTTGGCGGCGGCAGCGTTATCGACGGCGCAAAGTTTGTGGCGGCAGCCGTGAATTTTGACGGTGAGCCTTGGGACATTTTGGTAAAGGGCGCAAGCTTTAGCAATCCATTACCGATTGGTGCTGTGCTCACTTTACCTGCTACAGGCTCTGAGAGTAACGGCAACTCAGTGGTTACAAAAAAGGCAACTTCGCAAAAGCGTGCGTTTTCGTCACCAACTGTGCAGCCGCAGTTTGCGGTACTTGACCCAGAATACACCTATTCACTGCCGCCTCGCCAAGTGAGTAATGGGGTAGTGGATGCGTTTGTTCACGTGATTGAGCAGTATTTAACTTATTCAGTAAATGCACCACTGCAAGACAGATTTGCAGAAGGTATTTTACAAACGCTTATCAGCGAAGGGCCAAAGGCGTTAAGCGAGCCTAACAATTATGATGTAAGAGCAAACGTTATGTGGTCTGCAACTATGGCGCTAAATGGCCTTATTGGTCAAGGCGTGCCACAGGATTGGTCAACCCATATGATTGGTCACGAGCTAACGGCATTGTATAACCTTGACCACGCGCAAACGCTTGCGATTGTATTACCTGCGGTGATGTATGTGCAACGAGACAAAAAAGCCGAGAAAATCAAGCAACTTGGTGAGCGTGTATTTGGTATTACAGCCGCAGACGAAGCGCAGCAAATTGACCAAACAATAAAAGCAGTTCAAGACTTTTTTGAGTCGATGGCGGTGCAAACCCGTTTAGCTGATTATCAATTAGACGAAAAAGCAGTACAAGAAGTTATCGCTAATCTAGAAAAGAACGGCATGACGGCACTAGGTGAGCACGGCGATATTGATTTAGCGAAGGCGAAAGAGATTTTAATGCTGGCGTTGTAAAGCAAGTAATCAGTGGCAATGTGTTACCCTTTGATAACAAAAGTAAGATGGTTTAGAGGTAACTAAACCATCTTACTCCATCGGCTTTTTATAGGCTTCTTAGTTGATCAATAACAGCCTGAATTTTGTTAAATTTGGTTTGCCTGTATTCTGTTTCAGCTTGGGATTTTTTGCGATTCCAGTATTCAACATCATCTGGATATTGTGGCTCTACCACGTACGATGCTAAATAGTTACCATACGGGTCTTTAAGCCAGCATTTATATTCAACGATTTGAGAATAAGGGTCAGGTGCTTCACAGCCGCTTCTAAGTGGCAAGTCCGCCTGCTTTTTCTGTGCCAGCATTATGCTTAACTGATCCGCTAGATTTTTAGCTGCGGTAACGACGGTTGTTTTTGGCACCATGCCAGCCAAATAACGCTCAGTATACACTGCCACTACAACCGATGCTGCTAAGGCATAGGTGTCTGCAAGGTAGAAAAAGTCATCATTGTAGCTACTATTTAAAGCTCGGTGATTTATCAGATCGTTAGCTTTTAGTAATAATCCACCAAGTAATACAGGGTCTTCTCCATTGTATTTTACGGTATCGCCATAGTGTTTTAAGCTTGCTTCAACGCTTCTAAACTCAGAAAGAAAGTCGAACTCCGCATCACGTACAATTTCTTCTCTAACGCGCTCTTGTATTGCCTGCAGGCTCTCTTCGCTCAGCATAACGTATTGTGGTCCACCAGAACCAAATACAGCATCAGCTAAAAGTGAACCAAACCCCGATAGTAATTTACTTTTTACTTTATCTAAAATCTGCTCACCGATTGTCGCGGTTTTTTCTTCTTGTTCAGTAGCACCAACAGTAAATGTTGCACTACATAACGCTAAGCTTACTACTGCGGCGATTGAATGAAATTTCATAGAAATAATCCTTTTATATTAGAAAGTATGTTTTTATAGACCTTAGCACCCACAACCCACATCAAATA is drawn from Pseudoalteromonas sp. NC201 and contains these coding sequences:
- a CDS encoding type 1 glutamine amidotransferase domain-containing protein, which translates into the protein MKKSIVNTMVWVSSLLGATHVLSAHASEGEVLVLLSSETSMELASGETIETGYYLNEFGIPAKALVDAGYKLILATPKGNAPAVDQKSVSVNYFGGDETKLQSIKKFIANLPDINDTASFSEILAAGLDEFDAVFIPGGHAPLIDLANNPQVGEILRHFNRENKPTAAICHGPITLLSAQSEPKAYYQSLTTQSPVQAKNWIYDGYQMTIFSNPEEQVFESTLNGEKLNFYPAAAMSQAGGKMQFANAWQPKVVVDRELITGQNPFSDSLLAEKLLEMLAKEPNIKQ
- a CDS encoding iron-containing alcohol dehydrogenase; this translates as MLNFVFKNQTEILFGKGQMREITSRLPEAAKVLLLYGGGSIKNNGVYDQAMNALTGVEVVEFGGVEPNPTYETLMQAVATTKQNNVNFILAVGGGSVIDGAKFVAAAVNFDGEPWDILVKGASFSNPLPIGAVLTLPATGSESNGNSVVTKKATSQKRAFSSPTVQPQFAVLDPEYTYSLPPRQVSNGVVDAFVHVIEQYLTYSVNAPLQDRFAEGILQTLISEGPKALSEPNNYDVRANVMWSATMALNGLIGQGVPQDWSTHMIGHELTALYNLDHAQTLAIVLPAVMYVQRDKKAEKIKQLGERVFGITAADEAQQIDQTIKAVQDFFESMAVQTRLADYQLDEKAVQEVIANLEKNGMTALGEHGDIDLAKAKEILMLAL